One Rhizobium sp. NRK18 genomic window carries:
- a CDS encoding LysR family transcriptional regulator has product METRDLQTFLAVAESGSITKAAEALGRSQPSVTRTIQDLEAELGFALLQRVGRRVQLSEEGVAFEEEARRLLMSFTELAARAKTIAAGKGRILQIATTSAIGTALIPTALAELRNVALPHETHLGQFLPSVVAQEVRSGRAEIGFSSLPLDTPGLDVLRLYSAPDVVALREDDPLAALDVVPLSALAGRRIATMLNPLRFQLHVARALASKGIETGPVIRTNISYGALQLVRETGVVAVIEPVSAYGLSLPGVVIRPIDVTVPFYWGVIAAERRPLRPLAEALMEAVEAVAERSIAGFKKLDPALAGQLVTGPTSATNHGNDA; this is encoded by the coding sequence ATGGAAACGCGTGATCTACAGACCTTTCTGGCCGTGGCTGAAAGCGGCAGCATAACCAAGGCTGCCGAAGCCCTCGGGCGTTCGCAGCCATCGGTCACGCGCACCATCCAGGATCTCGAAGCGGAACTCGGCTTTGCACTTTTGCAGCGGGTGGGACGCCGCGTGCAGCTATCCGAAGAGGGCGTCGCCTTCGAAGAGGAAGCCCGGCGCCTGCTGATGTCCTTTACCGAACTGGCCGCCCGCGCCAAGACGATCGCTGCCGGCAAGGGCCGCATCCTGCAGATCGCAACGACATCGGCAATCGGCACCGCTCTCATCCCAACGGCACTTGCAGAGCTCAGGAACGTGGCTTTGCCGCACGAGACCCATCTGGGCCAGTTCCTGCCGTCGGTCGTCGCCCAGGAAGTGCGCAGCGGCCGGGCGGAGATCGGCTTTTCCAGCCTGCCGCTCGATACGCCAGGGCTCGATGTCCTGCGGCTGTACTCGGCACCGGACGTCGTGGCGCTACGTGAGGACGACCCGCTTGCAGCGCTTGACGTCGTGCCTCTTTCCGCATTGGCCGGACGCCGGATCGCAACCATGCTCAACCCCTTGCGCTTCCAGCTGCATGTGGCGCGCGCGCTCGCCTCCAAGGGCATCGAGACCGGTCCGGTCATCCGCACGAACATCTCCTACGGCGCCCTGCAGCTGGTGCGCGAGACCGGGGTCGTGGCGGTCATCGAGCCTGTGTCGGCCTATGGGCTCAGCCTGCCGGGCGTCGTCATCCGGCCCATCGATGTGACGGTCCCGTTCTACTGGGGCGTTATCGCCGCCGAAAGGCGACCGCTCCGTCCGCTGGCCGAAGCGCTGATGGAAGCGGTGGAAGCCGTCGCCGAACGCTCGATCGCCGGTTTCAAAAAGCTCGACCCGGCGCTTGCCGGCCAATTGGTGACAGGCCCGACATCGGCCACAAACCACGGAAATGACGCATGA
- a CDS encoding NAD(P)-binding domain-containing protein, whose translation MSDTTTVPNPEGLAALEAQLARDFDYLELPAKPWVPEHCSDGKRVRDVVVIGAGMCGLAATAKLVLTGITNVVAYDAAPEGLEGPWVTFARMETLRSPKSLTGPALGLPQLTFRAWFTAQWGAEAWQSLDKIPRTQWMDYLIWYRNVLNLPVRNGVKMTGISFEGDLIGIDLEGAETGRVYTRRLVLATGRSGLGGFAVPDFLQGIDRTLWAHSADDIDFDALKGKRIAVIGAGASSMDNAATALEAGAGAVDLLIRRKEMPRINKMTGVGSQGMVHGMLPLADHWKWKFFDYSAATQTPPPHSSTLRVSRHENARFLLDCGIVSVAEDGKELLIETTQGRLRYDYLIAATGFTNNFDGRPEFATIAPHIRKWSDGRYKPDMGPPRESLVEAPDLGPVFEFREKVPGECPQLRHIHCFNDAAMLTHGKVSGDIPAVSAGADRLVRGIAASLFAEDIETHYANLVAYDVPELVGDEWTDSTPLLQKETAL comes from the coding sequence ATGAGCGACACCACAACAGTGCCTAATCCCGAAGGTCTTGCCGCGCTCGAGGCGCAGCTCGCGCGGGATTTCGACTATCTCGAACTGCCAGCCAAGCCGTGGGTGCCGGAACATTGTTCGGACGGCAAGCGCGTGCGGGACGTCGTCGTCATCGGTGCCGGCATGTGCGGGCTGGCCGCGACCGCCAAGCTGGTTCTGACCGGCATCACCAATGTTGTCGCCTATGACGCCGCGCCGGAAGGCCTCGAAGGTCCCTGGGTCACCTTCGCGCGCATGGAGACGCTCCGCTCGCCGAAGTCGCTGACCGGCCCTGCACTCGGTTTGCCGCAACTTACCTTTCGCGCCTGGTTCACCGCGCAATGGGGGGCGGAGGCATGGCAGTCGCTGGACAAGATCCCCCGCACGCAGTGGATGGACTACCTGATCTGGTATCGCAACGTCCTCAACCTGCCGGTGCGCAACGGCGTGAAGATGACCGGCATTTCCTTTGAAGGCGACCTGATCGGTATCGATCTCGAGGGCGCGGAGACCGGCCGCGTCTACACCCGCCGCCTCGTGCTCGCCACCGGCCGCTCCGGCCTGGGCGGCTTCGCCGTCCCGGACTTCCTCCAGGGCATCGACCGAACGCTCTGGGCGCATTCTGCCGACGATATCGATTTCGATGCCCTGAAGGGCAAGAGGATTGCCGTGATCGGCGCCGGCGCCTCTTCCATGGACAATGCGGCGACGGCGCTAGAGGCTGGCGCGGGGGCTGTCGATCTTTTGATCCGGCGCAAGGAAATGCCGCGCATCAACAAGATGACCGGCGTCGGCAGCCAAGGCATGGTGCACGGCATGCTGCCGCTTGCCGATCACTGGAAGTGGAAGTTCTTCGATTATTCCGCCGCCACGCAGACACCACCGCCGCATTCCTCGACGCTGCGCGTCTCGCGCCACGAGAACGCCCGGTTCCTCCTCGACTGCGGCATCGTCTCCGTTGCCGAGGACGGCAAGGAACTGCTGATCGAGACGACACAGGGGCGGTTGCGCTACGATTATCTGATCGCCGCGACCGGCTTTACCAACAATTTCGACGGCCGGCCGGAATTTGCGACAATCGCGCCGCATATCCGCAAATGGTCAGACGGCAGATACAAGCCGGACATGGGGCCGCCGCGCGAGTCGCTGGTCGAGGCGCCGGATCTCGGGCCCGTTTTCGAATTCCGGGAAAAGGTGCCGGGGGAGTGCCCGCAGCTCAGGCACATTCACTGCTTCAACGACGCAGCCATGCTGACCCACGGCAAGGTCTCCGGCGATATTCCCGCCGTCAGCGCTGGCGCGGACAGGCTTGTTCGCGGGATCGCCGCCTCGCTCTTCGCCGAGGATATCGAAACCCATTACGCCAATCTCGTTGCCTATGACGTCCCCGAACTGGTCGGCGACGAATGGACCGATTCAACCCCTCTCTTGCAGAAGGAGACCGCATTGTGA
- a CDS encoding MurR/RpiR family transcriptional regulator — translation MSADLSDIRSVGPRIRMRMPQLTPLEASVVETVLSLRDFNDATALKDIATQTGVSEAMVVKITKKLGFAGYREFRSALAQYRQLPTTEMHQELSPGDTSEQIIRKVFQTATQALEETLSIIDIGAFDRAADLIHHAWQRDFYGIGGSAQIARDVAHKFLRIGVRTSVHDDAHMMLMSAALLGEGDVAIAFSHSGNTVAVIEALQLARRNGAGTIAVTNYNSSPLAQHADVVLCSTAQGSPLMGENAAARIAQLNILDAVFVAVAQRDYEAAEANLQKTMSAVTSKRKDKFS, via the coding sequence GTGAGCGCTGATCTATCCGACATCAGGAGCGTCGGGCCGCGCATCCGCATGCGCATGCCGCAGCTGACGCCGCTGGAGGCAAGCGTCGTCGAGACGGTCCTGTCGCTGCGAGACTTCAACGACGCGACGGCGCTGAAGGATATTGCCACCCAGACGGGAGTTTCGGAAGCGATGGTGGTCAAGATCACCAAGAAGCTCGGTTTTGCCGGCTATCGCGAGTTCCGGTCAGCCCTTGCGCAGTACAGGCAACTGCCGACCACGGAGATGCACCAGGAGCTTTCCCCGGGCGACACCTCCGAGCAGATCATCCGCAAGGTCTTCCAGACCGCGACGCAGGCCTTGGAGGAGACGCTGTCGATCATCGACATCGGTGCCTTCGACCGTGCCGCCGATCTCATCCATCACGCCTGGCAACGCGATTTCTACGGGATTGGCGGTTCTGCGCAGATCGCCCGCGATGTCGCGCACAAGTTCCTGAGGATCGGCGTGCGCACGAGCGTTCATGACGATGCCCACATGATGCTGATGTCGGCGGCGCTGCTTGGCGAAGGCGATGTGGCGATCGCCTTCTCGCATTCCGGCAACACGGTTGCCGTCATCGAGGCGCTTCAGCTCGCACGGCGCAATGGTGCCGGCACCATCGCCGTGACCAATTACAACAGTTCGCCGCTGGCCCAGCATGCCGACGTCGTGCTCTGCTCGACCGCTCAAGGGTCGCCGCTGATGGGCGAGAACGCCGCCGCCCGCATCGCCCAGCTCAATATATTGGATGCCGTCTTCGTTGCCGTCGCCCAGCGCGATTACGAGGCTGCGGAAGCGAACCTGCAAAAGACCATGAGTGCCGTCACGTCAAAGCGGAAGGACAAGTTTTCATGA
- a CDS encoding peroxidase-related enzyme (This protein belongs to a clade of uncharacterized proteins related to peroxidases such as the alkylhydroperoxidase AhpD.) produces the protein MSSIRLKPLNWHPYIEPVALAEATPEQLDAMKVTPSAKKVSNYVLTLAHDPESYVARTVLFNAIMYVEGGLARPDRELGALGASIVNGCKYCAVVHARRHAELTKNDDVVTALYLNKPEELGPRDAAIHAFASRLSAAPSEATAEDIAALREVGMNDVEIIDLIHAISIFGWANRLMHVLGYADNEK, from the coding sequence ATGTCTTCGATCCGTCTGAAGCCCCTGAACTGGCACCCCTACATCGAGCCGGTCGCCCTCGCGGAGGCAACGCCCGAGCAGTTGGATGCCATGAAGGTGACACCGTCCGCCAAGAAGGTGTCGAACTATGTGCTGACGCTGGCGCACGATCCGGAGAGCTATGTCGCCCGCACCGTGCTCTTCAACGCCATCATGTATGTCGAGGGCGGCCTTGCCCGCCCTGACCGCGAGCTTGGTGCGCTTGGCGCATCGATCGTCAATGGCTGCAAGTATTGCGCCGTCGTCCATGCCCGTCGGCACGCCGAGCTGACGAAGAACGACGACGTCGTCACGGCTCTCTATCTCAACAAGCCGGAGGAGCTCGGGCCCCGCGATGCGGCGATCCACGCCTTTGCCAGCCGTCTGTCGGCGGCGCCTTCCGAGGCGACGGCAGAGGACATCGCGGCACTGAGGGAGGTCGGCATGAACGACGTCGAGATCATCGACCTCATCCATGCCATCTCGATCTTCGGCTGGGCCAACCGCCTGATGCATGTGCTCGGCTATGCCGACAATGAAAAATAG
- a CDS encoding sugar phosphate isomerase/epimerase family protein: MSGLRFTTRLNSFASNPAGEWPDLKGKPSMLQMAARAAKVKGLTDLDLNYPDHVAEKPSDLRIKLDDLGLHINGFAMRYYTNPAFKLGAFTHPDAGVRREAIDLTKAGIDAAREAGANLMTIWLGQDGFDYAFQADYDRLWQHEIDGIREVCAHDPDCLISIEYKPNEPRSYSLLPDCATTLLAIREVGAENLGVTLDFAHVLYADEQPAFAAAMIARHSRLLGVHLNDGYAKRDDGLMVGAVHSLQTIELLRQIRRDGYDGAIYFDTFPDMTGLDPVRECEVNIETVKRMLQVVDRMERDNRLGDAIERQDAVAAQAIVQELMFGGAGR, from the coding sequence ATGTCCGGTCTGCGTTTTACCACGCGTTTGAACTCCTTTGCCTCGAACCCCGCCGGTGAATGGCCGGATCTGAAGGGCAAGCCGTCCATGCTGCAGATGGCGGCGCGGGCGGCAAAGGTGAAAGGGCTGACGGACCTGGATCTCAATTATCCCGATCACGTCGCCGAGAAGCCATCCGATCTACGCATCAAGCTTGATGATCTCGGCCTGCACATCAACGGCTTTGCCATGCGGTATTACACCAATCCGGCCTTCAAGCTCGGTGCCTTCACCCATCCGGATGCCGGTGTCCGTCGTGAGGCGATCGACCTCACCAAGGCAGGCATTGATGCAGCCCGCGAGGCAGGCGCAAACCTGATGACCATCTGGCTTGGTCAGGACGGGTTCGATTATGCCTTCCAGGCGGATTATGATCGCCTTTGGCAACACGAGATAGATGGAATTCGTGAAGTTTGTGCGCATGATCCCGACTGCCTGATCTCGATCGAGTACAAACCGAACGAGCCGCGCAGCTACAGTCTGCTGCCGGATTGCGCGACAACCCTGCTGGCGATCCGCGAGGTGGGCGCAGAAAATCTCGGTGTGACGCTGGATTTCGCGCATGTGCTCTATGCCGACGAACAGCCGGCCTTCGCGGCCGCGATGATCGCCCGCCACAGCCGTCTCCTCGGTGTCCATCTCAATGACGGTTACGCCAAGCGCGACGACGGATTGATGGTCGGTGCGGTCCATTCGCTGCAGACGATCGAACTGCTGCGGCAGATCCGCCGCGACGGTTACGACGGCGCCATCTATTTCGACACCTTCCCGGACATGACGGGCCTCGATCCGGTGCGCGAATGCGAGGTCAACATCGAAACGGTCAAGCGCATGCTACAGGTGGTCGACCGGATGGAGCGGGACAACCGGCTCGGCGATGCGATCGAGCGCCAGGATGCAGTGGCTGCGCAGGCCATCGTTCAGGAGCTCATGTTTGGCGGAGCCGGACGGTGA
- a CDS encoding amino acid ABC transporter ATP-binding protein, with product MLEIKDLKLSYGSSRILNGVDLSVKRGDVVSIIGPSGTGKTTLLKCINYLAKPASGTITFDQIHMDYERADKAAIRAIRLRTAMVFQQFNVFKNMTVIENVMDPLVVVQRKSKEEAREIALQELDRVGLSDKLNHYPSQLSGGQLQRTGIARALAVKPDVMLFDEPTSSLDPELVGEVLKVIRDVASSGMTSLLVTHEMKFARSISNRIVFMDGGVVAADGSPDAIFDEPSTPRLAQFLQSEYSFQ from the coding sequence ATGCTCGAAATCAAAGACCTGAAGCTGTCCTACGGAAGCTCCCGGATCCTGAACGGTGTCGACCTGTCGGTAAAGCGCGGTGACGTCGTCTCGATCATCGGCCCCAGCGGCACCGGCAAGACGACGCTGCTCAAATGCATCAACTACCTCGCCAAGCCGGCATCGGGCACGATCACCTTCGACCAGATCCACATGGACTACGAACGCGCCGACAAGGCCGCCATCCGGGCGATCCGGCTGCGCACGGCAATGGTGTTCCAGCAGTTCAACGTGTTCAAGAACATGACGGTCATCGAAAACGTCATGGACCCGCTTGTCGTGGTGCAGCGCAAATCCAAGGAGGAAGCGCGCGAAATCGCACTGCAGGAGCTGGATCGCGTTGGTCTTTCAGACAAGCTCAACCACTATCCCTCGCAGCTTTCGGGCGGCCAGCTTCAGCGTACCGGGATCGCCCGAGCGCTTGCCGTCAAGCCCGACGTGATGCTCTTCGACGAGCCCACATCATCGCTCGACCCCGAACTGGTCGGCGAAGTCCTCAAGGTGATCCGCGATGTCGCGTCGTCCGGCATGACGTCGCTTCTCGTCACCCATGAGATGAAATTTGCGCGCAGCATTTCCAACCGGATCGTCTTCATGGACGGCGGTGTCGTCGCAGCCGACGGCAGCCCGGACGCAATCTTCGACGAGCCCTCCACGCCACGCCTCGCGCAATTCCTGCAGTCTGAATACTCGTTTCAATAA
- a CDS encoding ribokinase has translation MSDLRPAVVVFGSLHYDIIVKGPGRPRKGETVTGTSWHPACGGKGGNQAVAAVRQGVASAMIGAVADDAFGHALLDHLDRHGVDRSHVRVLVGEGSGMSVAIFDAEGDYGAVIVSGSNLKLGEDDVEAASALFAADNILVLQNEVPDGANVLAAKAMKKAGGRVVLNAAPARALSPELAALVDILVVNALEAQAIAGGPDIGTLDETLASARVLAGSFPVAVVTAGGSGVAFASREGLSGTVPPIEVEVVSTHGAGDEFIGVMTARLLQGDEIEGALIAANKAAADLVGRVR, from the coding sequence ATGAGCGACCTCCGCCCGGCCGTCGTCGTCTTCGGCAGCCTGCATTACGATATCATCGTCAAGGGCCCCGGACGGCCGCGCAAGGGCGAGACCGTGACGGGCACCTCGTGGCACCCGGCCTGCGGTGGAAAGGGCGGCAACCAGGCGGTCGCCGCTGTCAGGCAGGGCGTTGCCTCGGCGATGATCGGCGCGGTGGCGGATGACGCGTTCGGCCACGCGCTTCTCGACCATCTCGACCGCCATGGCGTCGATCGCAGCCATGTCCGCGTGCTGGTGGGCGAGGGGTCCGGCATGAGCGTCGCCATCTTCGATGCCGAGGGCGACTATGGGGCGGTCATCGTGTCGGGCAGCAATCTGAAGCTTGGCGAGGACGACGTCGAAGCCGCATCGGCGCTGTTCGCCGCAGACAATATCCTCGTCCTGCAGAACGAGGTGCCGGATGGCGCCAATGTGCTCGCGGCCAAGGCGATGAAGAAGGCCGGAGGGCGGGTCGTTCTGAATGCCGCTCCGGCACGGGCGCTCTCTCCGGAGCTGGCGGCGCTGGTCGATATCCTCGTTGTCAACGCCCTCGAAGCGCAGGCAATTGCCGGCGGGCCGGACATCGGGACGCTCGATGAGACGCTGGCTTCCGCAAGGGTCCTGGCAGGCTCATTTCCGGTGGCCGTCGTCACTGCCGGTGGAAGCGGCGTGGCCTTCGCCAGCCGGGAGGGGCTCAGCGGCACCGTCCCGCCGATCGAGGTTGAAGTCGTCAGCACGCATGGCGCCGGCGACGAGTTCATCGGCGTCATGACCGCGCGGCTGCTGCAGGGCGACGAGATCGAAGGCGCCCTGATTGCCGCCAACAAGGCCGCCGCCGACCTCGTCGGCCGGGTCCGCTGA
- a CDS encoding transporter substrate-binding domain-containing protein, with product MSIIHSMTRRQLGIAVAGGIFTALTLCGAARAEDVRTIKIATAAESKPLSWGALGEEPQGYEPELLKAINAKLPQYKFEMEGAADIAQETGLVTGKYDMATGGYYWSDARAKQFLIPKNPEGASMMKIYSRKDSGIQEMKDLVGKKIVPVTAGGGVYRFVTKWQEANPDYKIDVSTSSAGIPYPDRLKEVQNGKYDALVLPSNLGEQTVIDNQKLDIQASEPVVINNTYILIHKSAENEKLAEDINTALGELREDGTIDKLSQKWFGEEISEYMK from the coding sequence ATGTCCATCATCCATTCCATGACCCGTCGCCAGCTCGGCATCGCCGTAGCCGGAGGTATTTTCACGGCCCTCACGCTCTGCGGCGCTGCCCGCGCCGAGGACGTCCGTACCATCAAGATCGCCACGGCGGCCGAATCCAAGCCGCTCTCCTGGGGTGCGCTCGGCGAGGAGCCGCAGGGCTATGAGCCCGAACTGCTGAAGGCCATCAACGCCAAGCTGCCGCAATACAAGTTCGAGATGGAAGGCGCTGCCGACATCGCCCAGGAAACCGGCCTCGTGACCGGCAAGTATGACATGGCGACCGGTGGCTATTACTGGTCCGACGCCCGCGCGAAGCAGTTCCTCATCCCGAAGAACCCGGAAGGGGCGAGCATGATGAAGATCTACAGCCGCAAGGACAGCGGCATCCAGGAGATGAAGGATCTCGTCGGCAAGAAGATCGTGCCGGTCACGGCCGGTGGCGGCGTCTATCGTTTCGTCACCAAGTGGCAGGAAGCGAACCCCGACTACAAGATCGACGTTTCGACCTCGAGCGCCGGCATTCCCTATCCGGACCGCCTGAAGGAGGTTCAGAACGGCAAGTACGACGCGCTCGTGCTGCCTTCCAACCTCGGCGAGCAAACCGTGATCGACAATCAGAAGCTCGACATCCAGGCCTCCGAGCCGGTGGTGATCAACAACACCTACATCCTCATCCACAAGTCGGCGGAAAACGAGAAGCTTGCCGAGGACATCAACACGGCGCTCGGCGAACTGCGGGAGGACGGCACGATCGACAAGCTGTCCCAGAAGTGGTTCGGCGAAGAAATCAGCGAGTACATGAAGTAA
- a CDS encoding AraC family transcriptional regulator: MRSLSVVRSRVNLHTMPTSAGYEVRENTNYSWDGRLRGNTPFTVLQHTISGRGSLRYENRDIKIHAGETLLVIIPHNHRYWLEKGDRWEYFWISMNGIDALRIHETVLNAHGPVLKLKSKTIDRLANCTLRLLKGEAETPGAASAIAYEAAMHLHDDVFGPSDRVLKEQNSITRTMEHIAANLGADLSVDVLASVAGLSRAHFSRSFASMTGLPPAEYVQQRRMRRAARLLTANREMSIKEIAALCGMPENNYFSKVFRKAYGISPTEFRTNGMYASADK, translated from the coding sequence ATGCGGAGTCTTTCCGTCGTCAGGTCGCGCGTCAATCTTCATACCATGCCGACCAGTGCAGGCTATGAAGTGCGTGAAAATACTAACTATTCCTGGGACGGACGGTTGCGCGGCAACACCCCCTTTACCGTTCTCCAGCACACAATCAGCGGTCGCGGATCGCTGCGCTACGAGAACCGCGACATAAAGATTCATGCGGGTGAGACGCTTCTGGTCATCATTCCCCACAATCACCGCTACTGGCTCGAGAAGGGCGACCGGTGGGAATATTTCTGGATATCGATGAACGGCATCGATGCCCTTCGCATTCACGAAACCGTTCTCAATGCCCACGGTCCGGTTCTGAAGCTGAAGTCGAAGACGATCGATCGCCTCGCCAACTGCACGCTGCGGCTTCTCAAGGGCGAAGCCGAGACGCCGGGTGCCGCCTCGGCGATTGCCTACGAAGCGGCGATGCATCTGCACGACGACGTCTTCGGCCCCTCGGACCGGGTGCTGAAGGAGCAGAACTCGATCACCCGGACGATGGAACACATCGCCGCCAATCTCGGCGCCGACCTCAGCGTCGATGTACTCGCCTCGGTCGCGGGGCTGAGCCGGGCGCATTTCTCCCGCAGCTTCGCGTCGATGACGGGCCTGCCGCCTGCCGAATACGTGCAGCAGCGGCGCATGCGCCGCGCCGCGCGGTTGCTTACCGCCAACCGCGAGATGAGCATCAAGGAAATCGCGGCGCTGTGCGGCATGCCGGAGAACAACTACTTCTCGAAGGTCTTTCGCAAGGCCTACGGCATCAGCCCCACCGAATTCCGCACCAACGGCATGTATGCCTCGGCCGACAAATGA
- a CDS encoding alpha-glucosidase/alpha-galactosidase: protein MSFKIAIIGAGSVEFTRKLFSDILSVPEFQDVEFALTDISEHNLSLIEKVLNTIKEASGLKVRISATTDRRKAIEGARYIVSCVRVGGLEAYADDIRIPLKYGIDQCVGDTICAGGILYGQRNIPVILDFCKDIREVAEPGARFLNYANPMVMNTWAAIEYGKVDTIGLCHGVQHGGEQIAEVLGVSHDDLDFICSGINHQTWFVDVRVKGRKVGKDELVAAFERHPVISQQEKVRIDVLKRFGVYSTESNGHLSEYLPWYRKRPDEIAKWIDMSDWIHGETGGYLRYTTENRNWFETEFPSVLEGAKRPFSQYKRSNEHASYILEALETGRVYRGHFNQKNKGVITNLPSDAIIESPGFVDRFGINMAAGITLPEAAAATCMASINVQRMSVHAAVTGDVELLKQAVLHDPLVGAICTPEEVWQMVDEMLVAQARWLPQFADAIPAAKERLSKATVKTRDWQGSARREVRSIEELRAARQERKAG, encoded by the coding sequence ATGAGTTTCAAGATCGCGATCATCGGCGCCGGCAGCGTCGAGTTCACGCGCAAGCTGTTTTCGGACATTTTGTCCGTTCCTGAATTTCAGGACGTCGAATTCGCGCTCACCGACATATCCGAGCATAATCTCTCCCTCATCGAGAAGGTGCTGAACACGATCAAGGAGGCGAGTGGCCTGAAGGTGCGCATCAGCGCAACGACGGACCGCCGCAAGGCGATCGAAGGCGCGCGCTATATCGTATCCTGCGTGCGTGTCGGCGGGCTTGAGGCCTATGCGGACGATATCCGCATTCCGCTGAAATACGGCATCGACCAGTGCGTCGGAGATACCATCTGCGCGGGTGGCATCCTGTACGGTCAGCGCAACATCCCGGTCATCCTCGATTTCTGCAAGGACATCCGCGAAGTCGCCGAGCCGGGCGCCCGCTTCCTGAATTACGCAAACCCGATGGTCATGAACACCTGGGCTGCGATCGAATACGGCAAGGTCGATACGATCGGCCTCTGCCACGGCGTGCAGCACGGCGGCGAGCAGATCGCCGAAGTGCTCGGCGTCAGCCATGACGATCTCGACTTCATCTGCTCGGGCATCAACCATCAGACCTGGTTCGTCGACGTTCGCGTCAAGGGTCGCAAGGTCGGCAAGGACGAACTGGTCGCGGCCTTCGAGCGCCATCCGGTGATCAGCCAGCAGGAGAAGGTCCGCATCGACGTGCTGAAGCGCTTCGGCGTCTATTCGACCGAAAGCAACGGCCATCTGTCGGAATACCTTCCGTGGTATCGCAAGCGCCCGGACGAGATCGCCAAATGGATTGACATGTCCGACTGGATTCACGGCGAGACCGGCGGCTACCTGCGTTACACGACGGAGAACCGCAACTGGTTCGAAACCGAGTTCCCGAGCGTTCTGGAAGGCGCCAAGCGTCCTTTCAGCCAGTACAAGCGTTCCAACGAGCATGCCAGCTACATTCTCGAGGCCCTGGAGACGGGCCGGGTCTATCGCGGCCACTTCAACCAGAAGAACAAAGGCGTCATCACCAACCTGCCGTCCGATGCGATCATCGAGTCGCCGGGCTTCGTCGACCGCTTCGGGATCAACATGGCGGCCGGCATCACGCTGCCCGAAGCCGCCGCCGCCACCTGCATGGCCTCGATCAATGTTCAGCGCATGTCGGTTCACGCGGCCGTCACCGGCGATGTCGAACTGCTGAAGCAAGCCGTTCTTCATGATCCGCTGGTCGGCGCGATCTGCACGCCGGAAGAGGTCTGGCAGATGGTGGACGAGATGCTCGTCGCCCAGGCGCGCTGGCTACCGCAATTTGCCGATGCCATTCCGGCGGCAAAGGAACGTTTGTCGAAGGCGACCGTGAAGACACGCGACTGGCAGGGCTCTGCCCGCCGCGAGGTGCGCTCGATCGAGGAACTGCGCGCCGCAAGGCAGGAACGCAAGGCCGGCTAG
- a CDS encoding CMD domain-containing protein, translating to MIDAMDKAAGLSPDDAVFGARRFRPEFVEGAELCRLSVLAPKTDQGLPPVLRLALARRMAALNKDQVLVEGYDAELASLGPTPAQLTLAHGDTDLEEPLATIARHTDLVTMTPSKAARSDIERLELAGLTNPQIVALSELIAFVNFQTRVAAGLRLLRSA from the coding sequence GTGATCGACGCCATGGACAAGGCCGCCGGCCTTTCGCCAGACGACGCCGTTTTCGGCGCAAGGCGGTTTCGCCCCGAATTCGTCGAGGGCGCGGAGCTCTGCCGTCTGTCGGTGCTGGCCCCCAAGACCGATCAGGGCCTGCCGCCGGTGCTTCGCCTGGCGCTCGCCCGCCGCATGGCCGCGCTCAACAAGGATCAGGTTCTGGTCGAGGGCTATGACGCCGAGCTTGCCTCTCTTGGACCGACACCCGCACAGCTGACCCTCGCCCATGGCGATACCGATCTCGAAGAGCCGCTGGCAACGATTGCCCGTCATACCGATCTCGTCACCATGACGCCAAGCAAGGCGGCCAGGAGCGACATCGAACGGCTCGAATTGGCGGGACTGACCAATCCCCAGATCGTCGCGCTGTCCGAACTGATCGCCTTCGTCAATTTCCAGACCCGTGTTGCCGCAGGTCTCAGACTGCTGAGGTCGGCATAA